The following DNA comes from Curtobacterium sp. 9128.
GGCCTGACGTGGGCGTCCACCTCGCTCGACACCGTGCACGGGCACGTCGCCGTGCGGTGGGAGCTCGTCGACGGGGAGCTGCTCGTGCGGGCGACCGTGCCGGACGGGGTCACTGCGGTGGTGCGCCTCCCCGGGCTCGAGGAGCAGCGCGTCGGCGCCGGAACGCACGAGCTGCGCGCGCCGGCCGCGGTCCCGACGGCCTAGCCGGGCCGCGGGCTGTCGCGGCCGGGAACGGCGTCGGGTTCGCGCCCCCGCACGGACATCGCGCCCCGACGCACCGGGGCGCGATGTCCGCAACGGGGCGCGAACCAACCGGCGGCGCGCCGCCGCTTGCGCGGTCCGGCGCCGCGGGCTAGCCTATGAAACGATTCAATCGACCACGAGGAAGTGACACGATGACATCAGCAAGCTTCAGTTCGATCGGCGACCAGCTGGCACGGCAGGCGATCGAGCTCCCGTCCTGGGCGTTCGGCAACTCCGGCACGCGTTTCAAGGTGTTCAGCACGCCAGGAACGCCCCGAGACCCGTACGAGAAGATCGCCGACGCGGCCCAGGTCAACAAGTACACGGGGCTGGCCCCCACGGTGGCGCTCCACATCCCGTGGGACCTCGTCGACGACTTCGCCGACCTCCGCCGCCACGCCGAGGAGCACGGCGTCCGCCTGGGCACCGTGAACTCGAACACGTTCCAGGACGACGACTACAAGTTCGGCGCCCTGACCCACGTCGACGAGACGATCCGGCAGAAGGCGATCGACCACCACCTGCGCTGCATCGACGTCATGGACGCCACGGGCAGCCGCGACCTGAAGATCTGGCTCGCCGAGGGTTCGAACTACCCGGGGCAGGAGGACATGCGCTCCCGCCAGGACCGCCTCCACGACAGCCTGTCGACGATCTACGACCGGCTCGGGGACGACCAGCGCCTGGTCCTGGAGTACAAGTTCTTCGAGCCGTCGTTCTACCACACGGACGTCCCCGACTGGGGCACCAGCTACGTGCAGACGAGCGCCCTCGGCGACAAGGCGATGGTCTGCCTCGACACCGGCCACCACGCACCTGGTACGAACATCGAGTTCATCGTCATGCAGCTGCTGCGCCTCGGCAAACTGGGGAGCTTCGACTTCAACTCGCGCTTCTACGCCGACGACGACCTCATCGTGGGCGCAGCCGACCCGTTCCAGCTGTTCCGCATCCTGGTCGAGGTCATCCGCGGCGGCGGCTACGACAACCCCGACGTCGCGTTCATGCTCGACCAGTGCCACAACATCGAGGACAAGATCCCCGGGCAGATCCGCTCGGTGCTGAACGTCCAGGAGATGACGGCCCGCGCGCTGCTCCTGGACCGCGTGGCGCTGACGGCGGCGCAGGAAGCGCACGACGTCCTGGGCGCGAACGAGATCTTCATGGACGCGTACCAGACCGACGTCCGGAAGGACCTCGCGGCCTGGCGCGAATCGCGCGGCCTCCCGGCCGACCCGATGCGCGCGTACCTGGACTCCGGGTACCAGCGCTCGATCGCCGAGGACCGCGTGGGCGGCGTCCAAGCCGGCTGGGGCGCGTAGACAGATGACGATCAACGACCTGGAGGACCGGGTGGACCCCGCAACGCAGACGACCGCTGGACAGGTGGTCGCCGACCTCATCGCACGTTCCAACGCGCTCGGCTCGGACCCGCGGATCACGAACTACGCCGGGGGGAACACCTCGGCGAAGGGCGCCGCGACCGATCCGGTGACCGGCGAACCCGTGGAACTGCTCTGGGTGAAGGGATCCGGGGGCGACCTCGGCACCCTGACACCGGCCGGGCTCGCCGTGCTGCGGGTCGACCGGGTCCGGGCGTTGGCGCAGGTCTACCCGGGCGTCGATCGCGAGGACGAGGTGGTCGCCGCGTTCGACTACTGCCTGCACGGCAAGGGCGGAGCAGCTCCGAGCATCGACACGGCCATGCACGCCCTCGTCGACGCCCCGCACGTGGACCACCTGCACCCGGACGCCGGCATCGCCATCGCGACGGCGGCGGACGGCCCGGCCCTGACGGAGCGGGTCTTCGGCGGGAAGGTCGTGTGGGTGCCGTGGCGCCGACCCGGGTTCCAGCTCGGCCTCGACATCGCCGCGATCAAGCGGGACCACCCCGAGGCGATCGGCACGATCCTCGGCGGGCACGGCATCACCGCCTGGGGGACCACCAGCGACGAGGCCGAGGCGAACTCCCGCTGGATCATCGACACCGCCGAGCAGTACATCGCTGCGAACGGCAAGCCCGACCCGTTCGGCCCCGTCCGCGCGGGCTTCGAGGCGCTCCCCTCCGACGAACGACGAGCCCGCGCCGCCGCCCTCGCCCCGACGATCCGTGGGATCGCGGGGCACGACAAGCCGGTCGTGGGGCACGTCACCGACAGCGACGTGGTGCTCGACTTCCTCGCGAGCGAGAAGGCGCCGGGACTCGCGGCGCTCGGCACCAGCTGCCCGGACCACTTCCTCCGCACCAAGGTGCAGCCGCTCGTCCTCGACCTGCCGGCGACGGCCACCGTCGAGGAGCAGATCGCACGCCTGCACGAGCTGCACACGTCCTACCGCGAGGACTACCAGGCGTACTACGACCGGCACGCGACGCCCGAGTCCCCCGCGATCCGCGGCGCCGACCCGCTCATCGTGCTCGTCCCCGGTGTCGGCATGTTCTCGTACGGCAAGGACGCCCAGACCGCCCGCGTCGCCGGGGAGTTCTACGTCAACGCGATCAACGTCATGCGCGGGGCCGAAGCACTCTCCACCTACGCCCCGATCGACGAGGCCGAGAAGTTCCGCATCGAGTACTGGGCCCTCGAAGAAGCCAAGCTCCAGCGGATGCCGGCGCCGAAGAAGCTCGCGACCCGCATCGCCCTCGTCACCGGGGCCGCGTCCGGCATCGGCAAGGCGATCGCGAAGCGCTTGGCATCGGAGGGCGCCGCGGTCGTCATCGCCGACCTCGACGAGACGAAGGCGCAGGAGGCCGCCGCCGAGATCGGGGACACCGACCGGGCGATCGGCGTCGCGGCGAACGTGACCTCCGCCGAGGACATCGCGCGCGCCGTCCAGGAGACCCTCCTGCACTTCGGCGGCCTCGACCTCGTCGTCAACAACGCGGGGCTGAGCCTGAGCAAGTCGCTGCTCGAGACCACCGAGCAGGACTGGGACCTGCAGCACGACGTCATGGCGAAGGGCTCGTTCCTGGTGTCGAAGGCCGCGGCGAAGGTCCTCATCGAGCAGGGCCTCGGCGGCGACATCGTGTACATCTCGAGCAAGAACTCGGTGTTCGCCGGCCCGAACAACATCGCCTACTCCGCCACGAAGGCCGACCAGGCCCACCAGGTGCGACTGCTGGCGGCCGAGCTCGGCGAACACGGTGTCCGGGTGAACGGCATCAACCCGGACGGCGTCGTCCGCGGCTCGGGCATCTTCGCGTCCGGCTGGGGTGCGAACCGCGCGAAGACGTACGGCATCGAGGAGCAGGACCTCGGGAAGTTCTACGCCCAGCGCACGATCTTGAAGCGCGAGGTCGTGCCGGAGAACGTGGCGAACGCCGTCTACGCCATCTGCACCGACGACTTCTCGCACACCACGGGCCTGCACGTGCCGGT
Coding sequences within:
- the rhaI gene encoding L-rhamnose isomerase, encoding MTSASFSSIGDQLARQAIELPSWAFGNSGTRFKVFSTPGTPRDPYEKIADAAQVNKYTGLAPTVALHIPWDLVDDFADLRRHAEEHGVRLGTVNSNTFQDDDYKFGALTHVDETIRQKAIDHHLRCIDVMDATGSRDLKIWLAEGSNYPGQEDMRSRQDRLHDSLSTIYDRLGDDQRLVLEYKFFEPSFYHTDVPDWGTSYVQTSALGDKAMVCLDTGHHAPGTNIEFIVMQLLRLGKLGSFDFNSRFYADDDLIVGAADPFQLFRILVEVIRGGGYDNPDVAFMLDQCHNIEDKIPGQIRSVLNVQEMTARALLLDRVALTAAQEAHDVLGANEIFMDAYQTDVRKDLAAWRESRGLPADPMRAYLDSGYQRSIAEDRVGGVQAGWGA
- a CDS encoding bifunctional aldolase/short-chain dehydrogenase, giving the protein MTINDLEDRVDPATQTTAGQVVADLIARSNALGSDPRITNYAGGNTSAKGAATDPVTGEPVELLWVKGSGGDLGTLTPAGLAVLRVDRVRALAQVYPGVDREDEVVAAFDYCLHGKGGAAPSIDTAMHALVDAPHVDHLHPDAGIAIATAADGPALTERVFGGKVVWVPWRRPGFQLGLDIAAIKRDHPEAIGTILGGHGITAWGTTSDEAEANSRWIIDTAEQYIAANGKPDPFGPVRAGFEALPSDERRARAAALAPTIRGIAGHDKPVVGHVTDSDVVLDFLASEKAPGLAALGTSCPDHFLRTKVQPLVLDLPATATVEEQIARLHELHTSYREDYQAYYDRHATPESPAIRGADPLIVLVPGVGMFSYGKDAQTARVAGEFYVNAINVMRGAEALSTYAPIDEAEKFRIEYWALEEAKLQRMPAPKKLATRIALVTGAASGIGKAIAKRLASEGAAVVIADLDETKAQEAAAEIGDTDRAIGVAANVTSAEDIARAVQETLLHFGGLDLVVNNAGLSLSKSLLETTEQDWDLQHDVMAKGSFLVSKAAAKVLIEQGLGGDIVYISSKNSVFAGPNNIAYSATKADQAHQVRLLAAELGEHGVRVNGINPDGVVRGSGIFASGWGANRAKTYGIEEQDLGKFYAQRTILKREVVPENVANAVYAICTDDFSHTTGLHVPVDAGVAAAFLR